The Aspergillus luchuensis IFO 4308 DNA, chromosome 7, nearly complete sequence genome has a segment encoding these proteins:
- a CDS encoding zinc-binding alcohol dehydrogenase family protein (COG:Q;~EggNog:ENOG410PVRX;~InterPro:IPR013149,IPR011032,IPR020843,IPR036291;~go_function: GO:0016491 - oxidoreductase activity [Evidence IEA];~go_process: GO:0055114 - oxidation-reduction process [Evidence IEA]) — MAPTNTAAWIKSEKAYPLEIDSAPYTHPGENELVIKNHSIGLNLVDYARQDLGSALFAWTPYPAIMGSDVAGEVVEVGPGPISSRFKPGDRVLGLTGELKSTRSSKGAFQNYVVLHAHMTSPIPSDLSYADAAGIPLGISTAACGLFQKDYLALQHPTAPRAPSTGQTVLIWSGSSSVGSNAIQLAVAAGYEVITTASPRNYDFVKSLGASHVFDYKSETVVEDIIAAFRGKSSAGALAIGPESPERCGQIVARVKGKKFVALVSPPSGTLADGVESKFVFGGDLAENEVGPAIFVDFLPAALKEGSFVSAPKVEVVGEGLESLQGALDVLKKGVSAKKLVVSL; from the coding sequence ATGGCCCCAACCAATACCGCCGCCTGGATCAAGTCCGAAAAGGCCTACCCGCTGGAAATCGACAGCGCTCCATACACCCATCCCGGCGAGAACGAACTCGTAATCAAGAACCACAGCATCGGGCTCAACCTCGTCGACTATGCTCGTCAAGACCTTGGCTCCGCCCTCTTCGCCTGGACACCCTATCCCGCTATCATGGGCAGCGACGTCGCCGGCGAAGTTGTGGAAGTCGGACCAGGCCCTATTTCCTCCCGATTCAAGCCCGGAGACCGGGTCCTCGGTCTAACAGGTGAACTGAAAAGCACGCGTTCCTCCAAAGGTGCCTTCCAGAACTACGTTGTGCTCCACGCACACATGacctcccccatcccatccgaTCTATCCTACGCCGACGCGGCCGGAATCCCCCTCGGAATATCAACCGCCGCATGTGGCCTCTTCCAGAAAGACTATCTCGCGCTGCAGCATCCCACCGCTCCCCGAGCCCCATCAACAGGCCAAACCGTCCTCATCTGGAGCGGATCATCCAGCGTCGGCAGCAACGCTATCCAACTTGCCGTGGCGGCGGGTTATGAAGTGATTACGACGGCTTCGCCGCGGAACTACGACTTTGTCAAATCTCTTGGTGCGAGCCACGTCTTTGACTATAAGTCTGAGACGGTAGTCGAGGATATCATTGCTGCGTTTAGGGGGAAGTCTAGTGCTGGTGCATTGGCTATTGGGCCGGAGTCACCTGAAAGGTGTGGTCAGATTGTGGCGAGGGTCAAAGGGAAGAAATTTGTTGCGTTGGTGAGTCCGCCGTCCGGAACGCTGGCAGATGGGGTCGAGTCGAAGTTCGTCTTTGGTGGTGATTTGGCTGAGAATGAGGTTGGGCCTGCTATCTTTGTGGATTTCTTGCCGGCCGcgttgaaggaggggagctTTGTTAGTGCACCtaaggtggaggtggtaggTGAGGGATTGGAGTCGCTGCAGGGGGCGTTGGATGTTTTGAAGAAGGGAGTTTCGGCGAAGAAATTGGTCGTTTCGCTGTAG
- a CDS encoding Zn(II)2Cys6 transcription factor domain-containing protein (COG:S;~EggNog:ENOG410PX2U;~InterPro:IPR001138,IPR036864;~go_function: GO:0000981 - DNA-binding transcription factor activity, RNA polymerase II-specific [Evidence IEA];~go_function: GO:0008270 - zinc ion binding [Evidence IEA];~go_process: GO:0006355 - regulation of transcription, DNA-templated [Evidence IEA]) — protein MDQPPTQYDLAPAPYGRACMNCSQSKCKCILPKGGGRCQRCQRLNKECRPSAFHRRQNARKSSLPKTGRLEKKLDELVTLLRAQSSNNAGDYAELIEELRREPDEDHHHPPPPRSQIKVTRTVSTAEKSIDCGFLNHFAQVGATLSRDESNSGGHLPNASTAEPTRSQAEEYLSIFVTQKLPYLPFVYFPPGTTAQHLRSDRPFLWLCIMAVTSKSPSQRRTLCDRIRETVAQRMVHDCYGRDLDFLLGLLVYIAWSNQQVFKKLNMTIYSQFATAIVYDLMLNQAPGGDKPSLLTILQTHPDEDPSPPPTRTMDERRAVLGCFLLTSSISLFLEKSDPLRWTPHMDECLHHLLEHPECLNDEILAQQARFQLINERINTTTTTTDPYHTNLPSIISPLSTIYTHTLTTHLHQTQSKLTPNSQGHRILHLHHSNTHLTIHQSALLKQPPTSPTTTTSSSPSTTSTTNQLHHLESLHACLSATSTWLTTFLAIPPAEYAGFPFPIFAQLVRHLAALYRLSTLDDDDGDHNPAWDRGHVQQTIDLMEVMDRLIGNLGQAAALARLEAQGEDEDEDVFFYSIGKYESVRLKWGGVFGGRDGNGNGGEVEGQGQGVQDGSSANGLGQGHGHGQVQDMGGLGVGYDDWLGEFLNSMVH, from the exons ATGGATCAGCCCCCCACCCAGTATGATCTCGCCCCGGCCCCGTACGGCCGCGCCTGCATGAATTGCTCGCAGTCTAAATGCAAATGCATCCTACCCAAAGGGGGCGGGCGATGCCAGAG GTGTCAACGCTTGAATAAAGAATGCCGGCCATCGGCTTTCCATCGACGGCAGAATGCGCGCAAGTCCTCACTGCCCAAGACGGGACGGTTagagaagaagctcgatGAACTGGTGACGCTGCTCCGCGCGCAGTCTTCCAACAATGCGGGGGATTATGCTGAGCTGATTGAGGAGCTGCGACGAGAGCCGGATGaagaccatcatcatccaccaccgccacgcTCCCAGATCAAGGTTACTCGAACAGTCTCGACGGCGGAGAAATCCATCGACTGCGGGTTCCTTAATCACTTTGCCCAGGTTGGAGCTACCTTATCCCGAGATGAGTCGAATAGTGGAGGACACTTGCCAAATGCGAGTACAGCAGAGCCGACCCGGTCACAGGCTGAAGAGTATCTGAGCATCTTTGTCACTCAGAAGCTACCCTATCTGCCATTCGTGTACTTCCCACCAGGAACAACAGCACAGCATCTCCGTAGTGACCGGCCGTTCCTCTGGCTATGCATCATGGCAGTCACGTCGAAGAGCCCGAGTCAGCGACGTACACTTTGTGATAGAATCCGCGAGACTGTAGCTCAGCGCATGGTTCATGACTGCTACGGTCGCGATCTCGACTTCCTCTTAGGTCTCCTGGTATATATAGCCTG GTCCAACCAACAAGTATTCAAGAAGCTCAACATGACCATCTACAGCCAATTCGCCACAGCCATCGTCTACGACCTCATGCTCAATCAAGCCCCCGGCGGAGACAAACCATCACTACTGACTATACTCCAAACGCACCCAGACGAggatccatccccaccaccaacccgaACAATGGACGAGAGACGCGCCGTGCTGGGCTGTTTCCTCTTAACCTCCAG catctccctcttcctcgagaaAAGCGACCCGCTCCGCTGGACCCCCCACATGGACGAATGCCtacaccatctcctcgaacACCCAGAATGTCTAAATGACGAGATTCTCGCCCAACAAGCACGCTTCCAACTCATCAACGAGAGaatcaacaccaccaccacaaccacagacCCCTACCACACTAacctcccatccatcatctcaccCCTCTCAACAATCTACACccacaccctcaccacccacctccaccaaaccCAAAGCAAACTCACCCCCAATTCCCAAGGCCAccgaatcctccacctccaccactccAACACTcacctcaccatccaccaatccGCCCTCCTAAAACAACCCCCTACTAGccctactaccaccacctcctcctccccaagtACCACATCAACTACCAAccagctccaccacctcgaATCCCTCCACGCCTGCCTCTCCGCAACATCCACCTGGCTCACCACCTTCCTCGCAATCCCACCAGCCGAATACGCAGGCTTTCCCTTCCCGATCTTCGCGCAGCTCGTACGGCATTTAGCAGCCCTATATCGGCTCTCTacgctggatgatgatgacggtgatCATAATCCGGCCTGGGATCGGGGGCACGTACAGCAAACGATCGATttgatggaagtgatggaTCGGTTAATTGGGAATTTAGGCCAGGCGGCTGCGTTGGCGAGACTCGAGGCccagggcgaggatgaggatgaagatgtgtTTTTCTATTCGATTGGGAAGTATGAGTCTGTTAGGTTGAAGTGGGGGGGTGTTTTTGGGGGTcgggatgggaatgggaatgggggaGAAGTGGAGGGGCAGGGGCAGGGGGTGCAGGATGGTAGTAGTGCTAATGGGCTGGGTCAGggacatggacatggacaGGTGCAGGACATGGGGGGTTTGGGCGTTGGGTATGATGATTGGTTGGGGGAGTTTTTGAATTCGATGGTGCATTAA
- a CDS encoding NAD(P)/FAD-dependent oxidoreductase (COG:E;~EggNog:ENOG410PJ6Z;~InterPro:IPR006076,IPR036188;~PFAM:PF01266;~go_function: GO:0016491 - oxidoreductase activity [Evidence IEA];~go_process: GO:0055114 - oxidation-reduction process [Evidence IEA]) produces MGSTTTNTMLPPNNPITPFWRTQLDPLDDIRSTPDLPPQSDIVIIGGGYSGITLAYYLLKQLAEQGDKTTTITLLEARQICSGATGRNGMSLSIPKYGVHEVNLESEGGHLRPDIYGHIPTYIERSGLEAGLEIAEFEYAHIQALKDLLREENIDCDLNITRNMNVYLDEESAEKAKLAYEMLQAKGVKLAEDLHYTGKRDAEVISGAHNAKACISYTSGTLWPYKFILGLLSKIIKSPQLNVQTHTPVTSITTEDNIHTISTPRGTLRTGKIVYATNAYTAGLLPEYSANIIPCKGICCHITVPEGEGKKPAPFLPYSYAIGYGSDVVGGGSYLISRPDGSIIVGGAQATFKDKREEWYGVVDDTTLIDSAKNYYDGYMQRTFRGWEDSGAYVKEIWTGVMGYSADSHPHIGEVPNKPGQYVCAGFNGHGMPVILLSAKGLAEMIQKGKKFEETGMPRLFKTSVERMEKARNGPEGGDIFA; encoded by the exons ATGGgctccaccacaacaaacACGATGCTCCCCCCAAATAACCCCATTACTCCCTTCTGGCGCACCCAACTCGACCCGCTCGATGATATCCGGAGCACGCCCGACCTGCCCCCGCAAAGCGACATTGTCATCATTGGCGGCGGCTACTCGGGCATCACCCTAGCTTACTATCTCCTCAAACAGCTCGCCGAGCAGGGTGACaagactactactattacgcTGCTCGAGGCGAGGCAGATTTGCTCGGGCGCGACGGGTCGAAATGGTATGTCCCTATCCATACCTAAGTATGGGGTACACGAGGTTAACCTTGAAAGTGAAGGCGGCCATCTCCGCCCCGACATTTACGGTCACATTCCCACCTACATTGAGCGCTCCGGGCTAGAAGCGGGTCTGGAGATCGCCGAGTTCGAATACGCCCATATCCAAGCGCTGAAAGATCTCCTCCGCGAGGAAAACATCGACTGCGATTTGAACATTACCCGGAACATGAATGTGTATCTAGATGAAGAGTCGGCAGAGAAAGCCAAGCTCGCGTATGAGATGTTGCAGGCGAAGGGGGTCAAATTAGCCGAGGACTTGCATTATACGGGGAAAAGGGatgcggaggtg ATATCAGGCGCTCACAACGCCAAGGCCTGCATCTCCTACACATCAGGCACACTCTGGCCCTACAAATTCATTCTCGGCCTACTAAGCAAAATCATCAAATCCCCGCAATTAAACGTTCAAACCCACACCCCAGTGACATCCATCACTACAGAAGAcaacatccacaccatcTCCACTCCCCGCGGCACTCTCCGCACCGGAAAAATTGTCTACGCGACAAACGCTTACACCGCCGGCTTACTCCCCGAGTATTCGGCAAACATCATCCCCTGCAAGGGAATATGCTGCCATATCACGGTCCCTGAGGGAGAGGGCAAGAAACCCGCACCGTTCCTCCCATACTCATATGCAATCGGGTACGGATCCGACGTTGTCGGCGGGGGCAGCTATCTGATTTCCAGACCGGATGGGAGTATTATTGTGGGTGGTGCGCAAGCAACCTTTAAGGATAAGCGGGAGGAGTGGTATGGTGTTGTGGATGATACGACGTTGATTGATTCGGCGAAGAATTACTATGATGGGTACATGCAGCGGACATttcgggggtgggaggaTAGTGGGGCGTATGTGAAGGAGATTTGGACAGGTG TTATGGGCTACTCGGCCGACTCGCATCCGCATATCGGCGAAGTTCCCAATAAACCCGGCCAGTATGTCTGTGCTGGGTTTAATGGCCATGGAATGCCGGTGATTCTGCTGTCCGCCAAGGGACTGGCGGAGATGATtcagaaggggaagaagttcGAGGAGACGGGGATGCCACGATTGTTTAAGACGAGTGtagagaggatggagaaggcgaggaaTGGGCCGGAGGGGGGAGATATCTTTGCATAG
- the met2 gene encoding homoserine O-acetyltransferase (COG:E;~EggNog:ENOG410PF9D;~InterPro:IPR000073,IPR008220,IPR029058;~MEROPS:MER0044357;~go_function: GO:0016747 - transferase activity, transferring acyl groups other than amino-acyl groups [Evidence IEA];~go_process: GO:0009058 - biosynthetic process [Evidence IEA]): MAEQLLNPVERADSQPENPYSALITDQSIVIIPSFTLESGVTLHNVPVAYTTRGQLSPERDNALVICHALSGSADVADWWGPLLGGPGQAFDTSRFFVVCLNSLGSPYGSASAVTYKDGDPSKGLYGPEFPLTTVRDDVK, from the exons ATGGC TGAACAGCTACTAAATCCCGTAGAGAGGGCTGATTCCCAACCCGAAAACCCTTATTCGGCTCTCATCACCGATCAATCGATCGTCATCATCCCTTCTTTCACCCTTGAGTCTGGTGTTACCTTGCACAACGTTCCCGTGGCCTACACGACGAGAGGTCAACTCTCCCCCGAACGTGACAATGCATTGGTGATCTGTCATGCTCTCAGTGGTAGTGCGGATGTCGCGGACTGGTGGGGTCCCCTGCTTGGTGGCCCCGGTCAAGCTTTCGATACATCgcgcttcttcgtcgtctgcTTGAACAGTCTGGGTAGTCCGTACGGAAGTGCTAGCGCTGTGACCTACAAGGATGGCGATCCGTCTAAGGGCTTGTACGGTCCTGAGTTCCCTCTCACCACCGTCCGTGATGATGTGAAGTGA